From the genome of Gracilimonas sp., one region includes:
- a CDS encoding response regulator: MKINILIVEDDPAMRVLLRSTVLSADLDVEVAEIFEAENGKEGLEVLAKEKIDMMLVDIYMPVMDGLEMLDYARDHPDFSNIPAIVVSSENNEDRIDAILRQGLGFVHKPLTHLLLKDKISEMIKANKQEETR; the protein is encoded by the coding sequence ATGAAGATAAATATACTGATTGTTGAAGATGACCCTGCAATGAGGGTCTTGTTAAGAAGCACGGTACTTTCAGCAGATTTAGATGTGGAAGTAGCAGAGATTTTTGAAGCCGAAAATGGTAAAGAAGGTCTTGAAGTACTTGCAAAAGAAAAGATAGACATGATGCTGGTAGATATTTATATGCCGGTTATGGATGGACTGGAAATGCTGGATTATGCACGTGATCATCCTGACTTCTCAAATATTCCGGCTATTGTAGTTTCTTCGGAGAATAACGAAGACCGCATTGATGCCATTTTGCGGCAAGGGCTTGGTTTTGTACACAAGCCGCTAACCCATCTTCTTTTGAAGGACAAAATAAGTGAAATGATAAAGGCGAATAAGCAAGAAGAAACCCGGTAA
- a CDS encoding methyl-accepting chemotaxis protein — translation MSSINKYINNITQGGNAGESSWTIGKRISFLTGSAAVVTLILGAIALFSLNRIQDNTTSLSEISFNEWGTAAAFETAVRKAGYEHLQFTNTNDVSYMENALSRFEKIYGEYGEFEGYVEAYDLPVLEEKMDGLKEVIENYESNLQAYLDATLALENNTDPSELTKVSNTLFEAERNAAVNYQELLDRSVAINQAAEDGARLLADDTQAIVSNYVWIISVVAVLSVLGALAFGFFVGRSINATLQSIIERLKSGSDQVSASSEQLSSASQQLAESASEQAASLQETTSSLEEMSSQIKQTDDNSSQAELAMNESKPLVENGVKAMQRMIQAMNEIKNSAQETSKIINTIDDIAFQTNLLALNAAVEAARAGEAGKGFAVVAEEVRNLAQRSAEAAQNTSELIQKSQASSDRGSSVAEEVSENLKAIEQSIASVSTLVVEISAASKEQAVGIEQMTSVMSEMDNVVQENASSSEESASAAEELSSQASELNNIIGELVGLVGGGSTASIGNGTFIQRYEHQPAIKNGYVNGNGHNGHSNGKGQHHHNGNGHNGSHAKAHANGNGASKRVEAHELIPFEDDDFSDF, via the coding sequence ATGTCATCGATTAATAAATACATAAACAACATTACGCAAGGAGGGAATGCCGGAGAAAGTAGTTGGACGATAGGGAAAAGGATATCCTTTTTAACCGGATCCGCTGCTGTAGTAACCCTGATTCTTGGCGCCATAGCACTGTTTTCTCTGAATAGAATTCAGGACAATACAACATCTCTGTCCGAGATCTCTTTCAATGAATGGGGAACAGCTGCAGCCTTTGAAACAGCTGTTCGGAAAGCAGGCTACGAGCATCTGCAGTTTACAAATACCAATGATGTTTCTTATATGGAAAATGCACTTTCCAGGTTTGAAAAAATCTATGGTGAATATGGAGAATTTGAAGGTTATGTAGAAGCATATGATCTGCCGGTTCTGGAAGAAAAAATGGATGGGCTTAAAGAGGTAATTGAAAATTACGAAAGTAATCTTCAAGCGTACCTTGATGCAACTTTAGCGTTAGAGAATAACACGGATCCTTCTGAGCTTACAAAGGTAAGTAATACCTTATTTGAAGCAGAGAGAAACGCTGCTGTAAATTATCAGGAACTACTGGATCGTTCGGTTGCTATTAATCAGGCTGCAGAAGATGGAGCAAGGTTACTGGCTGATGATACACAAGCTATTGTAAGTAACTACGTATGGATCATAAGCGTAGTTGCCGTGTTATCGGTTTTAGGTGCTTTAGCATTCGGATTCTTTGTTGGGAGATCTATCAATGCCACACTTCAGAGTATTATTGAAAGGCTGAAGAGCGGTTCGGATCAGGTTAGCGCTTCTTCTGAACAGCTTTCAAGTGCAAGTCAGCAATTGGCTGAAAGTGCCAGCGAACAGGCCGCTAGTCTCCAGGAGACTACTTCTTCACTCGAAGAGATGTCTTCCCAGATTAAGCAAACGGATGATAATTCAAGTCAGGCTGAACTGGCGATGAATGAATCGAAGCCACTGGTGGAAAATGGTGTTAAAGCTATGCAGCGAATGATTCAGGCAATGAATGAGATTAAAAACTCTGCTCAGGAAACATCCAAGATTATAAACACCATTGATGATATTGCTTTCCAAACTAACCTGTTGGCTTTAAATGCAGCGGTAGAAGCAGCCCGTGCCGGAGAAGCTGGAAAGGGATTTGCCGTAGTAGCTGAGGAAGTGCGAAACCTGGCTCAGCGTAGTGCTGAAGCAGCGCAAAATACATCAGAACTTATTCAGAAATCACAAGCGAGTTCTGACAGAGGTTCAAGCGTAGCGGAAGAAGTGTCTGAAAACCTGAAGGCTATCGAGCAAAGTATTGCAAGTGTAAGTACGCTTGTTGTAGAAATTTCGGCAGCTTCCAAAGAACAGGCAGTAGGTATTGAACAAATGACTTCCGTTATGTCTGAAATGGATAATGTTGTTCAGGAAAATGCTTCTTCATCTGAAGAATCAGCCAGTGCTGCAGAGGAGCTTTCTTCTCAAGCCAGTGAACTCAATAACATTATCGGAGAGTTGGTCGGTCTTGTTGGAGGTGGTAGTACTGCAAGTATCGGAAATGGAACTTTCATCCAGCGATACGAGCATCAGCCAGCTATTAAAAATGGTTATGTAAATGGAAATGGCCACAACGGACATAGTAACGGGAAAGGCCAACACCACCACAATGGAAACGGTCATAATGGAAGCCATGCAAAAGCACACGCCAATGGTAATGGTGCATCCAAAAGAGTAGAAGCACATGAGCTGATTCCTTTTGAGGATGATGACTTCAGTGATTTCTAA
- a CDS encoding chemotaxis protein CheW, translated as MSDKPINKPLIMLFGERNSANESCKAGKKQNTNNMEETLVKEKEAVENGHLIAGGKFLSFFLGKEEYAIEILKVQEIIGLMPITPVPKMPKYIRGVLNLRGKIVPVMNLRLRFELPAVEDTDETCVIVVQEDDYLMGVLVDKVSEVADIKDNQIEEVPSFGVKGNSEYLAGIGKVKESVKMIVDIHKVLFDVPEEVLDANEPAAK; from the coding sequence GTGTCCGATAAACCCATTAACAAACCACTAATTATGCTTTTTGGTGAGAGGAACTCAGCTAATGAATCCTGCAAAGCCGGAAAGAAGCAAAACACTAACAACATGGAAGAAACACTGGTTAAAGAAAAAGAGGCCGTAGAAAACGGCCACCTGATAGCTGGCGGAAAATTTCTCAGCTTCTTTTTAGGGAAAGAGGAATACGCAATTGAGATCTTGAAAGTACAGGAAATTATTGGCCTGATGCCTATCACCCCTGTTCCCAAAATGCCAAAGTATATTCGCGGAGTATTAAACCTGCGTGGTAAAATTGTGCCGGTTATGAACCTGCGCCTGCGCTTTGAATTGCCTGCGGTTGAAGACACTGATGAGACCTGCGTAATTGTAGTTCAGGAAGATGATTACCTGATGGGTGTACTGGTCGATAAGGTATCTGAGGTGGCCGACATCAAAGACAATCAAATTGAAGAAGTACCATCATTCGGTGTGAAAGGAAACAGCGAATACCTGGCTGGTATTGGTAAAGTTAAAGAGTCTGTAAAAATGATCGTTGATATCCATAAAGTGCTATTTGATGTGCCTGAAGAAGTTTTGGACGCAAACGAGCCTGCAGCTAAATAG
- a CDS encoding energy transducer TonB, giving the protein MVKKSILLFSFMAAFLAITTLPAKASSGLLAEGVFAITAEDSTKIYDVVDQMPKIKGGIKEVYKNIDYPRAAISGRVEGRVFVKFVVDENGDVKDAEVIKDIGAGCGDAALEGIKKVKFTPGQLQGKAVKVYYTLPISFKIES; this is encoded by the coding sequence ATGGTTAAAAAATCAATACTACTTTTTTCTTTTATGGCAGCCTTTTTGGCGATAACGACTCTACCTGCTAAAGCATCATCCGGATTATTAGCAGAGGGGGTTTTTGCAATTACTGCTGAAGACTCGACAAAAATTTATGATGTGGTAGACCAGATGCCCAAGATCAAGGGTGGAATTAAAGAGGTTTACAAGAATATTGATTACCCGAGAGCGGCAATTTCCGGTCGTGTTGAAGGACGCGTTTTCGTTAAATTTGTGGTTGATGAAAATGGAGATGTTAAAGATGCGGAGGTTATTAAAGATATTGGAGCCGGATGCGGTGATGCAGCATTAGAAGGTATTAAAAAAGTGAAGTTTACTCCTGGTCAACTTCAGGGGAAAGCTGTAAAGGTTTATTACACTTTGCCGATAAGCTTCAAGATTGAAAGCTAA
- a CDS encoding methyl-accepting chemotaxis protein, whose translation MKTANHIPNNGKEKWTIGKKLTAAFTGITLITLILGGIGEYGALTNKKVIEVIGEARLPSIQALQDMNLAMAEIRSKEEALQNVALSDKNRREAIESVNGYWKQLRDAKDIYESLPQTQQEAINWKAFSTSYQTWGNHQNKFMEISSEYLQISNDSEKAANILSRLRDQFMNYNMESYRVAKEQLQGLVDLNKVIADSEVKTAIAQNNVIGTVTITGLIFGVALAGLLGFFITRSVNNALRSIIERLSSGSEQVNASSVQLSGASQELAESASEQAASVQETTSSLEEMSSQIKLNAENSAEVEVAMKESKPLVENGVEAMKRMTQAMKEISDSSKETSKIIKTIDDIAFQTNLLALNAAVEAARAGEAGKGFAVVAEEVRKLAQRSAEAAQNTSELIQRSQSSSDRGNGVSKEVSENLQRIEESINNVSTLIVEISAASKEQAVGIQQMSSVMTEMDNVVQSNASSSEESASAAEELSSQASELKFIVSELMEMVGGSGGQIVQTQESILQRFTSNIPLGQKPKSPKPVNGYGLNGSDQHGEKPKPGLVKNGYHKEPVLNGFDHDDFSDF comes from the coding sequence ATGAAAACAGCGAATCATATTCCAAATAATGGAAAAGAAAAATGGACGATAGGGAAGAAGCTAACGGCAGCTTTTACTGGAATAACTCTCATAACCCTGATACTTGGGGGGATAGGTGAATATGGAGCCCTGACCAATAAAAAAGTGATTGAGGTAATTGGAGAAGCAAGACTTCCAAGTATTCAAGCACTACAGGACATGAATCTGGCTATGGCTGAGATCAGAAGCAAGGAAGAAGCCTTACAGAATGTAGCGCTATCTGATAAAAACCGAAGGGAAGCTATTGAAAGTGTAAATGGATATTGGAAACAGCTAAGAGATGCGAAAGATATATATGAATCTTTGCCACAAACACAGCAGGAAGCGATTAATTGGAAAGCATTTAGTACTTCTTATCAAACCTGGGGAAATCATCAGAATAAATTCATGGAAATTTCGAGTGAGTATCTTCAGATTTCAAATGATTCTGAAAAAGCTGCAAATATCTTGTCTCGATTAAGGGATCAGTTTATGAACTATAACATGGAATCTTACCGTGTAGCCAAAGAACAATTACAGGGATTGGTAGATCTCAATAAAGTAATTGCAGACTCCGAGGTTAAAACTGCAATTGCACAAAATAATGTAATAGGTACGGTAACTATAACAGGTTTAATCTTCGGAGTAGCTTTAGCTGGGTTATTGGGCTTCTTTATCACTCGTTCTGTAAACAATGCGCTCAGATCTATTATTGAGCGACTGAGCAGTGGTTCAGAGCAAGTAAATGCTTCTTCGGTACAACTTTCCGGTGCCAGCCAGGAATTGGCAGAAAGTGCAAGTGAGCAGGCAGCAAGTGTTCAGGAAACCACTTCTTCTCTGGAAGAAATGTCTTCACAGATAAAACTAAATGCTGAAAACTCAGCCGAAGTAGAAGTGGCGATGAAAGAGTCAAAGCCACTGGTTGAAAATGGTGTAGAGGCGATGAAACGTATGACTCAGGCCATGAAAGAGATCAGTGATTCTTCAAAAGAGACGTCCAAGATTATCAAAACGATCGATGACATTGCCTTCCAAACTAACTTACTGGCACTGAATGCGGCTGTTGAAGCAGCCCGTGCCGGAGAAGCTGGAAAGGGATTTGCCGTAGTAGCAGAGGAGGTTCGAAAACTGGCCCAGCGCAGTGCTGAAGCAGCTCAAAATACGTCAGAGTTAATCCAGCGTTCTCAGTCTAGTTCTGACCGGGGTAATGGGGTCTCAAAAGAAGTATCTGAAAACCTTCAGAGAATAGAGGAAAGCATCAACAATGTGAGCACGCTGATTGTGGAGATCTCTGCCGCTTCTAAAGAGCAGGCAGTAGGCATCCAGCAGATGAGCTCTGTTATGACCGAAATGGATAATGTGGTTCAGAGCAATGCTTCTTCATCTGAAGAATCAGCCAGTGCAGCGGAAGAACTTTCTTCCCAGGCGTCGGAGCTCAAGTTTATCGTAAGTGAACTGATGGAAATGGTAGGGGGAAGCGGAGGCCAAATAGTACAGACGCAGGAAAGCATCCTTCAACGCTTTACCAGCAACATTCCGTTAGGGCAAAAACCAAAAAGTCCTAAACCTGTTAACGGATATGGACTAAATGGTTCAGATCAACATGGTGAAAAACCAAAACCAGGTTTAGTAAAAAACGGGTATCACAAAGAACCCGTGCTAAATGGTTTCGATCATGATGACTTCAGTGACTTTTAA
- a CDS encoding methyl-accepting chemotaxis protein: MSDINNTILNNKNWTVGKKLTTINVAYLIVAIIISVLSIVTYNVQSELKEVNDKRYISSQLAAELTFSSDELTRLARTYVLTQNPKYEDEYWHILDVRNGNKPRPDGRTIALKDLMKEAGFTKAEFAKLDEAEKKSNGLVTTETIAMNAVKGLFDDGRGSYTRKGEPNLELASRIMFDDKYHSDKATIMKPIAEFEKMLESRTKEEVEAVIARRDFLFMLSLFAVPAIAVLAVISFWVVRFNVMKPIQRIIEQLGNNAQNLSGAAEQFSDSSQQLAQSTSEQAASVQETTSSLEEMSSQTKMNAENSAEAERAMEDSKPLVNDGVEAMKRMTQAMKEISESSKETSKIIKTIDDIAFQTNLLALNAAVEAARAGEAGKGFAVVAEEVRTLAQRSAEAAKNTSELIQRSQASSDRGNNVSSEVSENLKKIEDSINSVSTLVVEISAASKEQSVGIQQIQTAMTEMDHVVQENASTSEESASAAEELSSQAEELKYIIRDLKVMVGSDENNTTSVEIRKNQLSGLAPVAYPNKKPIGNTNGKAHALKQNANHKKHGYKKGSITNGFHFSDKDLNGF, from the coding sequence ATGAGTGACATTAACAATACCATTCTCAATAATAAAAACTGGACCGTTGGTAAAAAACTAACCACTATCAACGTTGCCTACCTGATTGTGGCAATCATTATATCAGTGCTATCCATTGTAACATACAATGTGCAAAGCGAACTTAAGGAAGTAAACGACAAGCGATACATTTCGAGCCAGCTTGCTGCAGAGCTGACCTTCAGTTCTGACGAGTTGACTCGTTTGGCCAGAACCTATGTGCTAACGCAAAATCCAAAATATGAGGATGAGTACTGGCATATACTTGATGTGAGGAATGGAAATAAACCAAGACCTGATGGACGTACAATAGCCCTGAAAGACTTGATGAAGGAGGCGGGTTTTACAAAAGCTGAGTTTGCCAAGCTTGATGAAGCAGAGAAAAAGTCTAATGGATTGGTCACCACCGAAACAATAGCAATGAATGCAGTAAAAGGGCTGTTTGATGACGGAAGGGGTAGTTATACCAGAAAAGGCGAGCCAAACCTCGAACTCGCCAGCCGAATCATGTTCGATGATAAGTACCATTCTGATAAGGCTACTATTATGAAACCGATTGCCGAGTTTGAAAAAATGCTGGAAAGCCGGACAAAGGAAGAAGTAGAAGCTGTAATTGCCCGAAGAGATTTTCTCTTTATGCTAAGCCTTTTCGCAGTACCCGCCATTGCAGTATTAGCTGTGATTTCATTCTGGGTAGTTCGCTTTAATGTGATGAAACCCATCCAACGAATTATAGAACAGCTGGGTAATAATGCACAAAACTTATCAGGGGCGGCTGAGCAGTTCTCTGATTCTAGCCAGCAACTGGCGCAAAGCACCAGTGAACAGGCAGCCAGTGTTCAGGAAACCACGTCTTCTCTGGAAGAAATGTCCAGCCAAACCAAAATGAATGCTGAAAACTCCGCAGAGGCTGAACGTGCAATGGAAGATTCCAAGCCATTGGTGAATGATGGTGTGGAAGCGATGAAACGCATGACTCAGGCTATGAAAGAAATCAGTGAATCATCCAAAGAAACCTCCAAAATTATCAAAACGATTGATGATATTGCTTTCCAGACCAACCTGCTGGCATTGAATGCAGCCGTAGAGGCAGCCCGGGCTGGTGAAGCAGGCAAAGGATTTGCTGTGGTAGCTGAAGAAGTAAGAACTTTAGCGCAACGAAGTGCAGAAGCAGCTAAGAATACCTCCGAGCTTATACAGCGCTCACAGGCAAGTTCAGATCGTGGAAACAACGTATCGTCTGAAGTATCAGAAAACTTGAAAAAGATTGAAGATAGTATCAATAGTGTGAGTACCCTTGTTGTGGAAATTTCAGCTGCCTCTAAAGAACAATCGGTTGGAATTCAGCAAATACAAACAGCTATGACAGAAATGGATCATGTTGTTCAGGAAAATGCCTCAACATCGGAAGAATCGGCCAGCGCAGCAGAGGAGCTTTCATCCCAGGCCGAGGAATTGAAGTATATTATTCGGGATCTGAAGGTAATGGTGGGAAGTGACGAGAATAACACTACTTCTGTTGAAATTAGAAAAAACCAGCTAAGCGGACTTGCTCCTGTTGCGTATCCAAATAAGAAACCAATAGGAAATACTAATGGGAAAGCTCATGCACTAAAGCAGAATGCAAACCATAAAAAGCATGGGTATAAAAAGGGATCAATCACCAATGGCTTTCACTTTTCTGATAAAGACCTGAATGGATTCTAA
- a CDS encoding response regulator — protein MAINILVVDDSAVMRSMIIKTIKNTGVEVGEIHQAGNGAEGLEIVENNWLDLLFIDVNMPIMDGIEMLEQIRKNPITMDMPVLIVSTESNSERIKIIDEQYAGFVHKPFTPEILREKILSVLGVMH, from the coding sequence ATGGCTATTAATATTCTTGTTGTTGATGACAGTGCGGTAATGAGAAGCATGATCATTAAAACAATAAAAAATACCGGCGTTGAAGTAGGAGAAATCCACCAGGCAGGAAATGGTGCAGAAGGTCTGGAGATCGTAGAAAATAACTGGCTTGATTTGCTCTTTATTGATGTAAACATGCCCATTATGGATGGAATAGAAATGCTGGAGCAAATTCGTAAAAACCCAATCACGATGGATATGCCGGTGCTCATCGTTTCCACAGAAAGTAACAGCGAGCGAATTAAAATTATCGATGAGCAATATGCCGGGTTTGTTCATAAACCATTTACACCAGAGATTCTGAGGGAGAAAATTCTTTCTGTTTTAGGGGTAATGCACTAA
- a CDS encoding chemotaxis response regulator protein-glutamate methylesterase encodes MIKVLVVDDSLFDRKLISFLLNKQEGIEVVGTAEDPYEARQLIAELQPDVITLDMLMPRMDGLTFLKKLMKHLPLPVVVVSSVTPANSKRALRALAAGAIEVISKPKADYGVEEMEYDLVRAIQTASVANVKSQNIRGILNSPVGSAARGELHVREVIGNSKEKLIAIGVSTGGPRTLEYLLQQLPENIPGVVIVQHMPPVFTNQFASRLNTLCRVEVVEAKDGDKVHSGKVFIAPGDRHMIIEDSTDGFEIKIIDSGRVNHHRPSVDVLFDSVARVAGNKAIGIILTGMGADGAKGLLQMKAKGCYTIAQDESSSVVYGMPKEAAKIGAASEVLPLEGISEAILKHLETKKLELIA; translated from the coding sequence ATGATTAAAGTCCTTGTAGTTGACGATTCTCTATTCGATAGAAAACTGATTTCTTTTTTATTGAATAAACAGGAAGGTATTGAAGTTGTGGGAACAGCCGAAGACCCCTATGAAGCTCGTCAGCTTATTGCCGAGCTCCAGCCAGATGTCATTACCCTTGATATGTTAATGCCTCGTATGGACGGCCTGACCTTCCTGAAGAAACTAATGAAACACCTTCCCTTGCCTGTGGTTGTAGTAAGCTCCGTTACCCCGGCAAATAGTAAAAGAGCTCTTCGTGCCCTGGCAGCGGGCGCCATTGAAGTCATTTCAAAACCAAAAGCCGATTATGGCGTCGAAGAAATGGAATACGATTTAGTTAGGGCCATACAGACAGCCTCTGTGGCTAATGTTAAATCTCAAAATATCCGGGGTATTTTAAATAGTCCGGTTGGCAGTGCCGCCAGAGGAGAATTGCATGTAAGAGAAGTGATTGGAAATTCAAAAGAAAAGTTGATTGCCATAGGAGTATCTACCGGAGGTCCTCGTACCCTTGAATATCTGTTGCAGCAATTACCAGAGAATATACCGGGTGTAGTTATAGTACAACATATGCCCCCTGTTTTCACTAACCAGTTTGCAAGCCGTTTAAATACTTTGTGCAGGGTTGAAGTTGTTGAGGCCAAAGATGGAGACAAGGTGCATTCCGGGAAAGTGTTTATTGCGCCTGGCGATAGACATATGATCATCGAAGACTCGACAGATGGTTTTGAGATTAAGATCATAGATTCCGGCAGGGTTAATCACCATCGTCCAAGTGTGGATGTGTTGTTTGATTCAGTTGCGAGAGTGGCTGGAAATAAGGCAATAGGTATAATACTTACTGGAATGGGAGCTGATGGAGCAAAAGGACTTCTTCAGATGAAAGCAAAAGGTTGTTATACCATTGCGCAGGATGAGAGTAGTTCCGTGGTATACGGCATGCCAAAGGAAGCTGCGAAAATTGGTGCGGCTTCAGAAGTCTTGCCGCTTGAAGGAATATCTGAAGCAATCCTGAAGCATTTAGAAACAAAGAAATTAGAACTTATAGCGTAA
- a CDS encoding chemotaxis response regulator protein-glutamate methylesterase, with amino-acid sequence MIKVLIVDDSAVVRKLLTEELNKQQDIEVVGTAMDPYIAREKIVQLKPDVLTLDLEMPRMEGLSFLAKLMKHFPMPVVVVSSLTPKNSANALNALRLGAVDVICKPGSAYSTQNISQDIVKAVRIASIARFDKHMEMIKSVQAKQKTTGLKHSEGLLHTTNKLIAIGASTGGTRALEAVLTELPENLPGIVITQHMPPVFTKSFAERLNTICRLKVKEAEDGDLIKSGQALIAPGNFHMLVEKSGAKYYTRIKSGPPVHHQRPSVDVMFNSVAQAAGLNAMGVILTGMGADGAQGLLNMKEKGAYTIAQDEATSVVYGMPREAAKLGAAEEILPLQSIPDAIIKQMAKKMAEPVS; translated from the coding sequence ATGATTAAAGTTCTGATTGTAGATGATTCAGCTGTAGTAAGAAAACTGCTTACCGAAGAATTAAATAAGCAGCAGGATATAGAGGTTGTTGGAACAGCTATGGATCCTTACATAGCAAGAGAAAAAATTGTACAGCTCAAACCCGATGTGCTCACATTAGACCTTGAAATGCCTCGCATGGAGGGTCTTTCATTTTTGGCAAAACTGATGAAGCATTTTCCCATGCCAGTTGTCGTGGTTAGTTCGTTAACACCCAAGAACAGTGCTAATGCTCTTAATGCACTTCGTCTTGGAGCAGTAGATGTAATCTGCAAACCCGGCTCAGCTTATTCTACTCAGAACATCTCTCAGGATATTGTAAAGGCCGTCCGAATCGCATCTATTGCTCGTTTCGATAAACATATGGAGATGATTAAATCGGTTCAAGCCAAACAGAAAACGACGGGCTTAAAGCATTCGGAAGGCCTGCTGCATACCACAAATAAACTTATTGCAATTGGTGCTTCTACCGGAGGAACCCGCGCACTGGAAGCCGTACTTACAGAGCTCCCTGAAAATCTGCCCGGTATTGTCATTACTCAGCATATGCCACCTGTATTCACCAAAAGTTTTGCAGAACGGCTGAATACGATTTGCCGGCTTAAAGTTAAAGAAGCTGAAGATGGAGATTTAATTAAATCCGGTCAGGCTTTGATTGCACCGGGAAACTTCCACATGCTTGTTGAAAAAAGCGGAGCCAAATATTACACCCGAATTAAGTCAGGCCCTCCGGTTCATCATCAGCGGCCAAGTGTGGATGTGATGTTTAATTCAGTTGCACAGGCCGCAGGTTTGAATGCCATGGGCGTGATCTTAACCGGGATGGGAGCCGATGGTGCCCAGGGACTGCTAAACATGAAGGAAAAAGGCGCTTATACAATTGCCCAGGATGAGGCTACCTCGGTAGTATATGGAATGCCTAGAGAGGCTGCAAAACTGGGGGCAGCTGAAGAGATTTTACCTTTACAATCCATACCTGATGCCATAATAAAGCAGATGGCTAAGAAAATGGCAGAACCTGTTTCTTAA
- a CDS encoding chemotaxis protein CheX, whose product MSTTYTDKIHDIAVNTFEITCYMFPLEEWEMEDADLLEKPDGTSRSVVHFDGAAKGGMVIDASGNLLDAIAANMLGVESATQEEKEGALCEIANIICGNTVPLFAKDENICYIRPPRIAKPDEDLDIVFKDMCQEKLQVLLDEGVADISIYYSSEDPA is encoded by the coding sequence ATGAGTACTACTTACACGGATAAAATCCACGATATCGCTGTAAATACATTTGAAATAACCTGCTACATGTTTCCACTAGAGGAATGGGAAATGGAGGATGCAGATCTGTTGGAAAAACCAGATGGAACTTCACGCTCGGTTGTACATTTTGATGGTGCCGCCAAAGGTGGAATGGTAATCGATGCTTCCGGTAATCTCTTAGATGCCATTGCAGCAAACATGCTGGGAGTGGAATCGGCTACTCAGGAAGAAAAGGAAGGAGCTCTTTGTGAAATCGCCAATATTATTTGTGGAAACACAGTGCCTCTTTTCGCAAAAGATGAAAACATTTGCTACATCCGTCCGCCCAGGATCGCAAAGCCAGATGAAGATCTGGACATTGTATTCAAAGATATGTGTCAGGAAAAACTGCAGGTGCTTCTGGATGAAGGTGTTGCTGATATTTCAATCTATTACAGCTCAGAGGACCCGGCATGA
- a CDS encoding response regulator, producing MKSGSINNVLIVDDEPAIRIHQQVLLRKSSFNVGYIYEAANGIDAIDMLSRNRIDLILTDINMPVMNGMEFLNIIHNHHQFRDIPTVAVTTERDEQLLNMLAFWGHGYIRKPLDLELLELQLSKFYGIKNEYYLHG from the coding sequence ATGAAATCAGGATCAATAAATAACGTACTCATCGTGGATGATGAACCGGCAATTCGGATTCATCAGCAGGTGCTGCTCCGGAAAAGCAGTTTTAATGTCGGCTATATTTATGAAGCAGCCAATGGTATTGATGCCATTGATATGCTCAGCCGAAACAGGATAGACCTCATCTTGACTGACATTAATATGCCTGTAATGAACGGTATGGAATTTCTGAACATCATACATAATCATCATCAGTTCAGAGATATACCAACAGTTGCTGTTACCACTGAAAGGGATGAGCAGCTTTTAAATATGTTGGCTTTTTGGGGACATGGTTATATCCGTAAGCCGCTAGATCTTGAGCTTCTGGAACTACAATTATCAAAATTTTATGGGATTAAAAATGAGTACTACTTACACGGATAA
- a CDS encoding response regulator has protein sequence MGLNVLIVDDCQVMRTVIRRTLELCGFEINEIIEAENGKEGLDWIREKEFGFIIADLNMPVMGGAEMLAHIKLDPRACRIPVLTVSAESNDIKVEIVTELGTEFLHKPFAPEALRDKMLKLLNKDSITRKEPGLLLNGEI, from the coding sequence ATGGGATTAAATGTTTTGATAGTGGATGATTGCCAGGTGATGCGGACGGTTATCCGGAGGACTCTTGAACTATGTGGTTTTGAGATAAACGAAATCATAGAAGCTGAAAATGGAAAGGAAGGCCTGGATTGGATTAGAGAAAAAGAGTTCGGGTTTATTATAGCTGACTTAAATATGCCGGTAATGGGTGGGGCAGAAATGTTGGCTCACATTAAGTTAGATCCCAGAGCTTGTAGAATCCCGGTTCTTACGGTTTCTGCAGAAAGCAATGACATAAAAGTAGAAATCGTCACAGAGCTTGGTACCGAATTTCTTCATAAGCCATTTGCACCAGAAGCACTCAGAGATAAAATGCTAAAGTTGTTGAATAAAGATTCGATAACAAGAAAAGAACCCGGTCTTTTGCTTAACGGTGAAATATAA